The DNA window CAAAGTGGACAAGTCGGTCCGCACGCCGCTCTTCCGCTTCCTTTGAAAGACGGCGTCGCGTTGACGGTGTCATTGTCCCCTCGCGGCAGCCTGCAGTGTTTGTACTGCGAGAAGACGTTCAAGGACAAGATGACGCTGAAGGATCACATGAGGAAGAAAGCGCACCGCCGCATCAACGCCACCAACCGCCAATATGACCGATTCTACATCATCAACTACCTGGTAGGCGCTAGCGTCCGGGCGCCTCGTTGCtccccctaaccctaacccgccGGCAGGAGCTGGGCAAGACGTGGGAGGAACTGCAGGCCGAGGACGACCGCGAGCTGCCGGACGACAAGGACGAGTGAGCGGACGAgtcggcgtggcgcggcgagGGCGCTCGCTTCGGGGCGTCCGTCTGACCGCCTTCTGTTTGCTTCTCGCCAGCGACTGGTCCGACTGGCGCGCTTGTCCCATGACGGCCGTCTGCTTGTTCTGCGATTATCGGCGCGACACCATGGACGAAATCTACGCTCACATGAAGGTAGCCAAACAGGCGGGAATTTCTTTGAGTTTTGGACTCGACGGCTCGAGGCACCGACAATTTGGGCGCTGCTTGTCTGTTGTTCCAGGGGGCCCACGATTTTGATCTCCAGCATCTGAGGGCGGAGCTCAGTGAGTTGGCCGCCGTCCGCCACGCGCCGTCCGCCACGCGCCGTCCGCCACGCGCCGTCCGCCACGCGCCGTCCGTCCGCCACGCGCCGTCTGATATGTGCGCTGCTCCTTTTTCAGAGCTGAGCTTCTACCAGCAGGTCAAGCTGCTCAACTTCATCCGCCGCCAGATCCATCAGAACCGCTGCCACGCCTGCCAGGGTAAGTTTGGCTGCAGAGGCGACGTCCTACGCCATCTGCGGGAGCGACGGCACGCCATGGCGCTGCCGCCCGCCTGCGCCTGGAACCAACCGCAGTGAGTTTCAAAAGTCAACACTTGGACTCGCAACTCCGCTTCCTCGTTCGTCTTTTCAGGAAGTGACGTCTATCTGTTACGTCAGGTACTACTTCCCCACCTATGAGAACGACGCCCTGCTGTGCGCGCTTCCCGACAGCGACGGCGAGGACAGCGACGGGCGAGCCGGGGAAGACGGCGTCCCCGTCATCGCCGAGGACGTGTTGGACGCCGAGCTGGTCAAGGAGAACAGCGTCCTCAGGAAGCTGCTGAAAAACGCCACGTGAACCTCAGCAACCTTTCGCACCGGACTCCACTCTGCTGGGCActttttgatgacatcatgtcTCAGATTATTTGCCATAACAATAAATGGGTTTATATTTGTCTCCAATTGGCTCTTGATGGTGCGCGCAGGAAAGTGATTTAGTTGTGGCCTTATTGACATTTAACAGAAAGATGGACTATGGATGGAAACGTATTGCGGCCGGCCACACATGAATAACACTTTCTTCAAAGTTCAATGTCATGTTATAACGTGATCAATTGGTGATGACATGcttaaatttaaaatgagcATGTCTCCTCATTTGTTTTGAGGCAAAATCAACGTTTAGTGGATTGCTGCATTACAGTAAGCCCTCTCCCATGACTCACAGGAGTGACGTCATTGCCCACGGCAACATGCC is part of the Syngnathus acus chromosome 6, fSynAcu1.2, whole genome shotgun sequence genome and encodes:
- the znf277 gene encoding zinc finger protein 277 produces the protein MATRDSGDDGMDHILEPLCFPEQPDAADPGDPDCHPPCGGAQTLACLFCPETLPVMQKDVFLKHLLLQHKLVIADVKLIADLPKYLLYWKGRFLEQPVTDFCSEIKTNSTGPVEKQELYFLLCDVLPEDRALREKLQQRRLEEVLEQQQKEREDRSFRRVCMFCNDEFTGNRSELLNHMAREHAFSIGLPDNIVYCEELLDTLQSKVDNLQCLYCEKTFKDKMTLKDHMRKKAHRRINATNRQYDRFYIINYLELGKTWEELQAEDDRELPDDKDDDWSDWRACPMTAVCLFCDYRRDTMDEIYAHMKGAHDFDLQHLRAELKLSFYQQVKLLNFIRRQIHQNRCHACQGKFGCRGDVLRHLRERRHAMALPPACAWNQPQYYFPTYENDALLCALPDSDGEDSDGRAGEDGVPVIAEDVLDAELVKENSVLRKLLKNAT